The following are encoded in a window of Oncorhynchus keta strain PuntledgeMale-10-30-2019 chromosome 10, Oket_V2, whole genome shotgun sequence genomic DNA:
- the LOC127932230 gene encoding histone H3, which produces MARTKQTARKSTGGKAPRKQLATKAARKSAPATGGVKKPHRYRPGTVALREIRRYQKSTELLIRKLPFQRLVREIAQDFKTDLRFQSSAVMALQEASEAYLVGLFEDTNLCAIHAKRVTIMPKDIQLARRIRGERA; this is translated from the coding sequence ATGGCCAGAACCAAGCAAACCGCTCGCAAATCCACCGGTGGCAAAGCACCCAGGAAGCAGCTCGCCACCAAGGCTGCGCGCAAGAGCGCCCCGGCCACCGGCGGCGTGAAGAAGCCTCACCGTTACAGGCCCGGCACCGTGGCTCTTAGAGAGATCCGTCGTTACCAGAAGTCCACTGAGCTGCTGATCCGCAAACTGCCTTTCCAGCGCCTGGTGCGAGAAATTGCCCAGGACTTTAAGACCGACCTGCGCTTCCAGAGTTCCGCAGTGATGGCCCTGCAGGAGGCAAGCGAGGCTTACCTGGTCGGCCTGTTCGAGGACACCAACCTGTGCGCCATCCACGCCAAGAGGGTGACCATCATGCCCAAGGACATCCAGCTGGCCCGTCGTATTCGTGGAGAGCGCGCATAA
- the LOC127932235 gene encoding histone H2B — MPEPAKSAPKKGSKKAVTKTAGKGGKKRRKSRKESYAIYVYKVLKQVHPDTGISSKAMGIMNSFVNDIFERIAGESSRLAHYNKRSTITSREIQTAVRLLLPGELAKHAVSEGTKAVTKYTSSK, encoded by the coding sequence ATGCCCGAGCCAGCAAAGTCCGCGCCCAAGAAGGGCTCCAAGAAAGCCGTCACCAAGACCGCAGGGAAAGGCGGCAAGAAGCGCCGAAAGTCTAGGAAGGAGAGCTACGCCATTTACGTGTACAAAGTCCTGAAGCAGGTCCACCCCGATACCGGCATCTCCTCCAAGGCCATGGGAATCATGAACTCGTTCGTGAACGACATCTTCGAGCGCATCGCCGGAGAGTCGTCTCGCCTGGCCCACTACAACAAGCGTTCCACCATCACCTCCAGGGAGATCCAGACCGCAGTGCGCCTGCTGCTCCCCGGAGAGCTGGCCAAGCACGCAGTGTCCGAGGGCACCAAGGCCGTGACCAAGTACACCAGCTCCAAGTAA
- the LOC127932238 gene encoding histone H4, with protein MSGRGKGGKGLGKGGAKRHRKVLRDNIQGITKPAIRRLARRGGVKRISGLIYEETRGVLKVFLENVIRDAVTYTEHAKRKTVTAMDVVYALKRQGRTLYGFGG; from the coding sequence ATGTCTGGAAGAGGTAAAGGCGGCAAGGGACTCGGAAAAGGAGGCGCCAAGCGTCACCGTAAGGTTCTCCGCGATAACATCCAGGGAATCACCAAGCCCGCCATTCGCCGTCTGGCTCGCCGTGGCGGCGTGAAGCGTATCTCCGGGCTGATCTACGAGGAGACCCGCGGTGTCCTGAAGGTGTTCCTTGAGAACGTGATCCGTGACGCCGTCACCTACACCGAGCACGCCAAGAGGAAGACCGTTACGGCCATGGACGTGGTCTACGCTCTGAAACGCCAGGGACGCACCCTGTACGGTTTCGGCGGTTAA
- the LOC127932233 gene encoding histone H2A, producing the protein MSGRGKTGGKARAKAKTRSSRAGLQFPVGRVHRLLRKGNYAERVGAGAPVYLAAVLEYLTAEILELAGNAARDNKKTRIIPRHLQLAVRNDEELNKLLGGVTIAQGGVLPNIQAVLLPKKTEKAVKAK; encoded by the coding sequence ATGAGCGGAAGAGGCAAAACCGGAGGCAAGGCCAGGGCGAAGGCAAAGACACGTTCATCCCGTGCCGGGCTCCAGTTCCCCGTGGGCCGTGTGCACAGGCTGCTGCGCAAAGGCAACTACGCCGAGCGTGTGGGCGCTGGCGCACCAGTCTACCTGGCCGCAGTGCTCGAGTACCTGACTGCTGAGATCCTGGAGTTGGCCGGAAACGCTGCCCGTGACAACAAGAAGACTCGTATCATCCCCCGTCACCTGCAGCTGGCAGTCCGTAACGACGAGGAGCTGAACAAACTGCTTGGCGGCGTGACCATCGCTCAGGGTGGTGTTCTGCCCAACATCCAGGCAGTGCTGCTCCCCAAGAAGACTGAGAAGGCCGTCAAAGCCAAGTAA
- the LOC118362790 gene encoding histone H1, with protein sequence MAEVAPAPAAAAPAKAPKKKAAAKPKKAGPSVGELIVKAVSASKERSGVSLAALKKSLAAGGYDVEKNNSRVKIAVKSLVTKGTLVQTKGTGASGSFKLNKKAVEAKKPAKKAAAPKAKKVAAKKPAAAKKPKKVAAKKAVAAKKSPKKAKKPATPKKAAKSPKKVKKPAAAAKKAAKSPKKATKAAKPKAAKPKAAKAKKAAPKKK encoded by the coding sequence ATGGCAGAAGTCGCACCAGCACCCGCCGCCGCCGCGCCGGCCAAGGCACCCAAGAAGAAGGCAGCAGCCAAGCCCAAGAAAGCGGGACCCAGCGTAGGCGAGCTCATCGTCAAGGCGGTGTCCGCCTCCAAGGAGAGGAGCGGCGTGTCCCTGGCCGCGCTCAAGAAGTCTCTGGCGGCAGGCGGCTACGACGTGGAGAAGAACAACTCCCGTGTCAAGATCGCCGTCAAGAGCCTCGTCACCAAGGGCACCCTGGTCCAGACCAAGGGCACCGGTGCCTCTGGCTCCTTCAAGCTCAACAAGAAGGCCGTCGAGGCAAAGAAGCCCGCCAAGAAAGCCGCAGCCCCCAAAGCTAAGAAGGTGGCCGCCAAGAAGCCCGCCGCTGCCAAGAAGCCCAAGAAGGTAGCAGCCAAGAAGGCCGTGGCCGCAAAGAAGTCCCCCAAGAAGGCCAAGAAGCCCGCTACACCCAAAAAGGCCGCCAAGAGCCCAAAGAAGGTGAAGAAGCCCGCCGCAGCGGCCAAGAAAGCGGCCAAGAGCCCCAAGAAGGCTACCAAGGCAGCGAAGCCCAAAGCCGCCAAGCCCAAGGCAGCCAAGGCCAAGAAGGCAGCCCCCAAGAAGAAGTAA